In one window of Fibrobacter sp. DNA:
- a CDS encoding FKBP-type peptidyl-prolyl cis-trans isomerase: MKIFLVLLFSSVVWAIPFNVEVVKTGDGDEIRSGQLIKVHYKGYLYTDIVKFDSLKAAAPAESAEKAKQDSAAAADADTLTPFADTYATGEPLEFTIGVGQVIAGWDKGIVGMKVGEIRKLTIPYVMAYGENSLEGIPPYSDLYFEVELVAAEKPMEPDVFPKDLNKLKWQDKGKGLKVFDEKAGTGKPATQGTNLKVHYTGWLVSGRKFGSSKDLGKPFEVVLGAGKMIKGWEAGLDGMREGGVRWLRVSPSMGYGASAFTMIPPNSTLVFRIELVESMIDPEIAAKMDFFPDTTTLTFEHGSEGLRYAIIQQGEGEPAKAGANVKVHYTGWLTNGYKFDSSRDRDQAFAFPLGGGRVIRGWDLGVAGMLPGEKRILIIPPGLGYGSRGAGPIPGGATLIFAVEYLGE, from the coding sequence ATGAAGATTTTTCTTGTTCTGTTGTTTTCCAGCGTGGTATGGGCCATCCCTTTCAATGTAGAAGTGGTAAAAACGGGCGATGGCGACGAAATCCGTTCGGGGCAACTTATCAAGGTGCATTACAAGGGCTATCTCTATACAGACATTGTAAAGTTCGATAGTCTGAAGGCCGCTGCGCCCGCCGAATCCGCCGAGAAGGCGAAGCAGGATTCCGCTGCCGCTGCCGATGCTGATACTCTCACGCCGTTTGCCGATACCTATGCAACCGGAGAACCGCTCGAATTCACGATTGGCGTGGGCCAGGTGATTGCCGGCTGGGACAAGGGTATTGTGGGAATGAAGGTGGGCGAAATCCGCAAGCTCACGATTCCCTATGTGATGGCGTACGGCGAGAACTCGCTCGAAGGCATCCCTCCGTATTCCGATTTGTATTTCGAGGTGGAACTTGTCGCGGCCGAAAAGCCCATGGAACCGGACGTTTTCCCCAAGGATTTGAATAAACTAAAATGGCAGGACAAGGGCAAGGGCCTCAAGGTGTTCGACGAGAAGGCCGGTACGGGCAAGCCTGCCACCCAGGGCACGAACCTCAAGGTGCACTACACCGGCTGGCTCGTCTCGGGCCGCAAGTTCGGCAGTTCCAAGGATCTGGGCAAGCCGTTCGAAGTCGTGCTTGGCGCGGGCAAGATGATCAAGGGCTGGGAAGCGGGCCTCGACGGGATGCGCGAAGGCGGCGTGCGCTGGCTGCGCGTGAGCCCCTCCATGGGTTATGGCGCGAGCGCGTTCACGATGATTCCGCCGAACTCCACGCTCGTGTTCCGCATCGAACTCGTGGAATCGATGATCGACCCCGAAATCGCTGCCAAGATGGACTTCTTCCCCGACACGACGACGCTCACGTTTGAACATGGTTCCGAAGGTCTCCGCTATGCGATTATCCAGCAGGGCGAAGGCGAACCCGCCAAGGCCGGTGCTAACGTGAAGGTGCATTACACGGGCTGGCTCACGAACGGCTACAAGTTCGACAGTTCGCGCGACCGCGACCAGGCGTTTGCATTCCCTCTGGGCGGTGGTCGTGTCATCCGCGGCTGGGACCTCGGCGTGGCGGGCATGCTTCCGGGTGAAAAGCGTATCTTGATCATTCCGCCTGGACTCGGGTACGGCAGCCGCGGCGCGGGCCCCATCCCGGGCGGTGCAACTCTCATATTTGCAGTGGAGTATCTGGGCGAATAA
- a CDS encoding DUF1538 domain-containing protein, translated as MLKILAEKLREAFASVLPVTLIVLVLSFTPLVDFTARELIVFAVSAVLLVVGIGLFNLGADLAMTPMGEHVGSGLTKSRKVLLLLSVCFMMGVLITVAEPDLSVLADQVKNAVEPMLLIVTVGIGVGLFLLLAIVKIVWKKDLSTIIIFFYMVLFMFGMLMLTFGKAQFVPLAFDSGGVTTGPITVPFIMALGVGVAGAIGGKNANENSFGLIALCSIGPIIALMGLVLFSKGELTYRLVESSYSIDAFLGENFIPTVAGVAKEVLIALGLIIVFFLALQFVALKISRAKIAQMSFGICYTFVGLVIFLTAVKVGFMPIGFELGCALAKIPRLLVVSGFVIGMVVVLAEPAVHVLNKQVEEITGGLVTKRSMLVALSVGVGISIGLSMLRIFYGFPLVYYLIPGYFISLGLSFFVPKLYTAIAFDSGGVASGPLTSSFILPLAIGACSVIHDGGDSILSYAFGIVAMVAMTPLITIQVLGFKAIASKKIKNRLMMRRIQDADDEQIIDFV; from the coding sequence ATGCTCAAAATTCTGGCCGAAAAACTGAGGGAGGCGTTTGCTTCAGTCTTGCCGGTGACGCTCATCGTGCTGGTACTCTCGTTTACGCCTCTTGTTGATTTTACGGCCAGGGAACTCATTGTATTTGCCGTGAGCGCGGTGCTCCTTGTGGTGGGCATTGGGCTTTTTAATTTGGGCGCCGACCTTGCCATGACCCCGATGGGCGAACATGTGGGTTCGGGCCTTACCAAGTCGCGCAAGGTGCTGCTGCTCCTTTCTGTATGCTTTATGATGGGCGTGCTCATCACGGTGGCCGAACCTGACCTCTCGGTACTGGCCGACCAGGTGAAGAACGCCGTCGAACCCATGCTGCTTATCGTGACGGTGGGTATCGGGGTGGGACTCTTCTTGCTCCTTGCCATCGTGAAGATCGTCTGGAAGAAGGACCTTTCGACCATCATCATCTTCTTCTACATGGTGCTGTTCATGTTCGGCATGCTCATGCTCACGTTCGGCAAGGCCCAGTTCGTGCCGCTCGCCTTCGATTCCGGCGGCGTGACGACCGGCCCCATCACGGTGCCGTTCATCATGGCACTCGGCGTCGGTGTCGCCGGCGCCATCGGCGGCAAGAACGCGAACGAGAACAGCTTCGGGCTTATTGCGCTCTGCTCCATCGGGCCTATCATCGCGCTCATGGGGCTCGTGCTCTTCTCGAAGGGTGAGCTCACTTACCGCCTTGTGGAATCGAGCTATTCCATCGATGCTTTCCTCGGTGAAAATTTCATCCCGACTGTCGCGGGCGTCGCGAAGGAAGTGCTCATCGCCCTCGGGCTCATCATCGTGTTCTTTTTGGCCCTGCAGTTTGTCGCGCTCAAGATTTCGCGGGCCAAGATCGCCCAGATGTCGTTCGGCATTTGCTATACGTTTGTCGGGCTCGTCATCTTCCTCACGGCGGTGAAGGTCGGCTTCATGCCCATCGGGTTCGAGCTCGGGTGCGCCCTCGCGAAAATCCCGCGGCTCCTGGTTGTTTCGGGTTTTGTCATCGGCATGGTGGTCGTGCTCGCGGAGCCTGCGGTCCACGTGCTCAACAAGCAGGTCGAAGAAATCACCGGCGGGCTTGTCACCAAGCGCTCCATGCTTGTCGCGCTTTCCGTGGGTGTCGGCATTTCCATCGGGCTTTCGATGCTTCGCATCTTCTACGGATTCCCGCTGGTCTACTACCTCATTCCGGGCTATTTCATTTCGCTCGGGCTTTCGTTCTTTGTTCCCAAGCTTTATACCGCGATCGCGTTCGACTCCGGCGGAGTCGCGAGCGGGCCGTTGACTTCGAGTTTTATTTTGCCGCTTGCCATCGGGGCGTGCTCCGTAATCCATGATGGCGGCGATTCCATACTGAGCTACGCGTTCGGCATTGTGGCGATGGTCGCGATGACCCCGCTTATCACCATCCAGGTGCTGGGCTTCAAGGCGATTGCGTCGAAGAAGATTAAAAACCGCCTGATGATGCGCCGTATCCAGGATGCCGACGACGAACAGATTATAGATTTTGTGTAG
- a CDS encoding P-II family nitrogen regulator — MSAVNHEVILCIVNNGFSETVMEAAKDAGARGGTILNARGTANKEAESFFHIAIQPEKEIVMILVDAKIKDAVLHALYQKAGLDTMGQGIAFSIPVENVVGLTPWKADVKPEAEKAPKKADAK; from the coding sequence ATGAGCGCAGTTAACCACGAAGTCATCTTGTGCATTGTGAACAACGGGTTCTCGGAAACCGTGATGGAAGCGGCTAAGGACGCCGGCGCGCGTGGCGGTACCATCTTGAATGCCCGCGGGACTGCGAACAAGGAGGCGGAATCGTTTTTCCATATCGCCATCCAGCCCGAAAAGGAAATCGTCATGATTCTCGTGGACGCGAAAATCAAGGACGCCGTTCTGCATGCGCTCTACCAGAAGGCCGGCCTCGATACCATGGGGCAGGGCATCGCGTTCTCGATTCCCGTGGAGAACGTGGTCGGGCTTACGCCGTGGAAGGCCGATGTCAAGCCCGAAGCCGAGAAGGCTCCCAAGAAGGCCGACGCGAAATAA